One window of Marinobacterium aestuarii genomic DNA carries:
- the ftsE gene encoding cell division ATP-binding protein FtsE has translation MALISFENVSKRYLSGQEALSNVSFTLREGEMAFLTGHSGAGKSTLLRMIMLMERPSQGQVVVGEQNLTQLGRHELPYHRRRIGVVFQNHHLLFDRTVFENIALPLQICGYEPEDAARRVRAALNKVGLLEKENQSPISLSSGEQQRVGIARAIVHKPRVLLADEPTGNLDPELSEEIMKLFQQFNRVGTTVLIASHDLSLIERMRHRTLVLRNGRLIADGRG, from the coding sequence ATGGCATTGATCAGTTTCGAAAACGTCAGCAAGCGCTACCTCAGTGGTCAGGAAGCCCTGAGCAATGTCTCCTTTACGCTGCGTGAAGGAGAAATGGCCTTCCTTACGGGGCATTCCGGTGCCGGTAAAAGTACCCTGCTGCGCATGATCATGCTGATGGAACGGCCGTCCCAGGGGCAGGTCGTGGTGGGCGAGCAGAACCTGACGCAGCTGGGCCGGCACGAGCTGCCCTACCACCGCCGGCGTATCGGCGTGGTGTTTCAGAATCACCATCTGCTGTTTGATCGCACCGTATTCGAGAATATAGCGCTGCCGCTGCAGATCTGTGGCTATGAGCCCGAAGATGCGGCCCGGCGGGTGCGGGCGGCGCTGAACAAGGTCGGCCTGCTGGAGAAGGAAAACCAGAGTCCGATCAGCCTCTCCAGCGGCGAGCAGCAGCGCGTCGGTATCGCCCGCGCCATCGTCCACAAGCCCCGGGTACTGCTGGCGGATGAGCCCACCGGTAACCTGGATCCGGAGTTGTCCGAAGAAATCATGAAGCTGTTTCAGCAGTTCAATCGGGTGGGTACCACGGTACTGATCGCCAGCCATGACCTGTCACTGATTGAGCGCATGCGTCACCGCACCCTGGTGCTGCGTAACGGGAGGTTGATCGCCGATGGCCGTGGATGA
- the rpoH gene encoding RNA polymerase sigma factor RpoH produces the protein MGKSLQVVDILSPGCNLEAYMRSVSAIAVLTAEEERELAERLFYQNDLEAARRLVMSHLRFVVHIAKSYSGYGLQLGDLVQEGNVGLMKAVKRFDPSMGVRLVSFAVHWIKAEMHEFILRNWRIVKVATTKAQRKLFFNLRSQKKRLGWMNNAEVDAIAEDLGVDSAVVRQMEGRLASSDTAFDAPADEDEDRAYLAPASFLEDDQADPALQVENSNWEENSQANLLSAMKQLDERSQDILAQRWLMDEKATLHELAAKYQVSAERIRQLEKNAMKKIKGALLQA, from the coding sequence ATGGGCAAGAGCTTGCAAGTCGTCGACATCCTCTCTCCGGGTTGTAACCTGGAAGCCTACATGCGCTCGGTCAGTGCGATCGCCGTGCTGACGGCAGAGGAAGAGCGCGAACTGGCAGAGCGCCTGTTTTACCAGAACGACCTTGAAGCGGCACGCCGTCTGGTTATGTCGCATCTGCGTTTTGTGGTACATATCGCCAAATCCTACTCCGGCTACGGGCTGCAGCTGGGAGATCTGGTGCAGGAAGGCAATGTCGGTCTCATGAAGGCCGTGAAGCGTTTTGATCCCAGCATGGGTGTGCGTCTGGTGTCCTTTGCGGTGCACTGGATCAAGGCCGAAATGCACGAATTCATTCTGCGCAACTGGCGTATCGTCAAGGTTGCCACCACCAAGGCGCAGCGCAAACTGTTCTTCAACCTGCGTTCACAGAAAAAACGTCTGGGCTGGATGAACAACGCCGAAGTTGATGCCATTGCAGAAGACCTGGGCGTTGATTCGGCGGTGGTGCGGCAGATGGAAGGCCGTCTGGCGTCCAGCGATACTGCCTTTGATGCCCCGGCCGATGAAGACGAAGACCGTGCCTACCTGGCGCCGGCCAGTTTTCTGGAAGACGATCAGGCCGACCCTGCGCTCCAGGTTGAAAACTCCAACTGGGAAGAAAACTCCCAGGCCAATCTGCTGAGTGCGATGAAACAGCTCGATGAGCGCAGTCAGGATATTCTGGCCCAGCGCTGGCTGATGGATGAAAAAGCCACGCTGCACGAACTGGCGGCCAAGTATCAGGTGTCCGCCGAGCGTATTCGCCAGCTCGAAAAGAACGCCATGAAGAAGATCAAGGGCGCGCTGCTGCAGGCCTGA
- the ftsX gene encoding permease-like cell division protein FtsX, with amino-acid sequence MAVDEKNAPRRGAQQDRIDRRSRHRNWRRHHVLMARQSWSRLFATPLPTLITLAVLAIALALPGFLLTGLKNVQQLSEGWDHEPRISLYLSPGLDDAAADRFSRELLLRDDLAAVDLISRAQGLLEFRELSRFGNIVDLLDENPLPAVITVQPLDRSLAALPVLKAKLQALEEVDEAVLDLEWLQRLSAFVQLTQRAVMVLGLLLALAVVLVVGNTIRLSIESRRDEIIVAKLVGGTDAWVRRPFLYTGAWYGLLGAALAWCLIQFSLLTLKQPVAELARLYLSDFEPMGLGLSGSLILLLTSLLLGWLGAWLAVGHHLRQIEPS; translated from the coding sequence ATGGCCGTGGATGAAAAAAATGCCCCGCGGCGCGGGGCTCAGCAGGATCGCATCGACAGGCGCAGCCGCCACCGCAACTGGCGTCGCCACCATGTGTTGATGGCGCGCCAGAGCTGGAGCCGGCTTTTTGCCACGCCGCTGCCGACGCTGATCACGCTGGCGGTACTGGCCATCGCCCTGGCCCTGCCCGGCTTTTTGCTCACCGGCCTCAAAAATGTGCAGCAGCTCAGCGAAGGCTGGGACCATGAACCCCGCATCAGCCTGTATCTGAGCCCTGGGCTGGACGACGCGGCCGCCGATCGCTTCAGTCGTGAGTTGCTGTTGAGGGATGACCTGGCGGCGGTGGATCTGATCAGCCGTGCCCAGGGCCTGCTGGAATTCCGGGAGCTGTCGCGCTTTGGCAATATCGTCGACTTGCTGGATGAAAACCCGCTGCCGGCGGTCATTACCGTGCAACCGCTGGATCGCAGTCTGGCGGCCTTGCCAGTGCTCAAGGCCAAGCTGCAGGCGCTGGAGGAAGTGGATGAGGCGGTGCTGGATCTGGAGTGGCTGCAGCGCCTGAGCGCCTTTGTGCAGCTGACCCAGCGCGCGGTAATGGTGCTGGGCCTGCTGCTGGCGCTGGCGGTCGTGCTGGTGGTGGGCAATACCATTCGGCTGTCGATTGAGAGCCGGCGCGACGAGATCATCGTTGCCAAGCTGGTGGGCGGTACCGATGCCTGGGTGCGGCGCCCCTTCCTCTATACCGGTGCCTGGTACGGCCTGCTGGGTGCGGCTCTGGCCTGGTGCCTGATTCAGTTCAGTCTGCTGACGCTCAAGCAGCCGGTGGCGGAGCTGGCTCGACTCTACCTGAGCGACTTTGAACCCATGGGGCTGGGGCTGAGCGGCAGCCTGATTCTGCTGCTGACCAGCCTGTTGCTGGGCTGGCTCGGCGCCTGGCTGGCGGTAGGACATCACCTGCGGCAAATTGAGCCCAGTTGA